One Cellulomonas sp. NS3 genomic region harbors:
- a CDS encoding peptidoglycan D,D-transpeptidase FtsI family protein, whose product MNTPLRRLATVVVGMFVVLMGGATWVQFVQADKLNNDGRNVRTLYREFGRARGPIVVAGEAIASSAPVDDAFKYQRSYANGELYAPVTGFYSIVHRGTMLEQAENDVLNGQADSLFLSRLQDLITGKQPQGSSIELTINPAAQQAAWDALGDQRGAVVALDPSTGAILALVSKPSFDPNQLATHDSAAANAAYQALLAAEGNPLENKAIQGPTYPPGSTFKLITAAAALESGRATPESVLTAPDELALPQTSATVKNYGGSSCGSGGQTTLADALRVSCNTAFAQLGLDLGADALREQADKFGFDNDEQYVPMKVAPSRFPDEVNAPNTAFSALGQYSVTATPLEMAMVSAAIANEGELMEPYLVQTVRTADLDVVREADPSRMSQAVSPTTAAALRDMMVGVVENGSGKAAQISGVQVAGKTGTAQTGREDESPHAWFTSFAPADAPRVAVAVVVENGGAVGNEATGGKVAAPVAKAVIEAVLGQ is encoded by the coding sequence ATGAACACCCCGCTGCGCCGCCTCGCGACCGTCGTCGTCGGCATGTTCGTCGTCCTCATGGGCGGCGCCACCTGGGTCCAGTTCGTGCAGGCCGACAAGCTCAACAACGACGGGCGCAACGTCCGGACGCTGTACCGCGAGTTCGGCCGGGCGCGCGGGCCGATCGTCGTCGCCGGCGAGGCGATCGCGTCGTCCGCCCCGGTCGACGACGCGTTCAAGTACCAGCGCAGCTACGCGAACGGCGAGCTCTACGCGCCCGTGACCGGCTTCTACTCGATCGTGCACCGCGGGACGATGCTCGAGCAGGCCGAGAACGACGTGCTCAACGGGCAGGCCGACTCGCTGTTCCTCTCGCGCCTGCAGGACCTCATCACCGGCAAGCAGCCGCAGGGGTCGTCGATCGAGCTGACGATCAACCCGGCGGCGCAGCAGGCCGCGTGGGACGCGCTCGGGGACCAGCGCGGCGCCGTCGTCGCGCTCGACCCGTCGACCGGCGCGATCCTCGCGCTCGTGTCGAAGCCGTCCTTCGACCCGAACCAGCTCGCGACGCACGACTCCGCCGCAGCGAACGCGGCGTACCAGGCGCTCCTGGCGGCCGAGGGCAACCCGCTCGAGAACAAGGCGATCCAGGGCCCCACGTACCCGCCGGGCTCGACGTTCAAGCTCATCACCGCCGCGGCGGCGCTCGAGTCGGGGCGCGCGACGCCCGAGTCCGTGCTCACCGCGCCCGACGAGCTCGCCCTCCCCCAGACCAGCGCGACGGTCAAGAACTACGGCGGCTCCTCGTGCGGCTCGGGCGGGCAGACGACGCTCGCCGACGCGCTGCGCGTCTCGTGCAACACCGCGTTCGCCCAGCTCGGGCTCGACCTCGGGGCGGACGCGCTGCGCGAGCAGGCCGACAAGTTCGGCTTCGACAACGACGAGCAGTACGTGCCGATGAAGGTCGCGCCGAGCCGCTTCCCGGACGAGGTCAACGCCCCCAACACGGCGTTCTCGGCGCTCGGGCAGTACTCGGTCACGGCGACGCCGCTGGAGATGGCGATGGTGTCGGCCGCGATCGCGAACGAGGGCGAGCTCATGGAGCCGTACCTCGTGCAGACGGTCCGGACCGCCGACCTCGACGTCGTCCGCGAGGCGGACCCGAGCCGGATGTCCCAGGCGGTCTCCCCCACGACCGCCGCCGCGCTGCGCGACATGATGGTCGGCGTCGTCGAGAACGGCTCCGGCAAGGCCGCCCAGATCTCGGGCGTGCAGGTCGCCGGCAAGACGGGCACCGCGCAGACCGGTCGCGAGGACGAGTCGCCGCACGCCTGGTTCACCTCGTTCGCCCCGGCCGACGCCCCGCGCGTCGCCGTCGCGGTCGTCGTCGAGAACGGCGGCGCGGTCGGCAACGAGGCGACCGGCGGCAAGGTCGCCGCGCCCGTCGCGAAGGCCGTCATCGAGGCGGTGCTGGGCCAGTGA
- a CDS encoding FtsW/RodA/SpoVE family cell cycle protein: MATIQPHRVRPGRGVELALLVPALLLGLAAYALTGLGVTGELPGNVVGYGVGMAALALGLHVVLRWRAPYADPVILPVAIALNGIGLAMIYRVDLGMVARGREQDFATRQLGWTTVALLLAAGVLVVLRDHRTLRRYTYTAMVVGLLLIVLPLIPGLGAEINGARIWIRFAGFSLQPAEIGKLVLAVFFAGYLVTNRDTLALAGPKVLGLQLPRIRDLGPLVLAWAVSISVLVLERDLGTSLLFFGLFVAMLYLATERTSWVVIGLGLFLGGAVLAATTFGHVAARFDVWLNALDPEIYNRAPGGSGQLVGGLFGLAGGGLFGTGWGKGRPDLVPYAESDFIVASLGEELGLTGLLAILLCYLVLAERGLRTAIGVRDGFGKLLAGGLAFVVAFQCFIVVGGITRIIPLTGLTTPFLAYGGSSLLANWIIVALLLRISDDARRPAPDLVLGPPPGTTTAPLPVRTPGSSRAGAPRREGEPEPSADPTERIAGPGGVR, translated from the coding sequence ATGGCCACCATCCAGCCGCATCGGGTGCGCCCGGGGCGCGGCGTCGAGCTCGCGCTGCTCGTGCCCGCCCTGCTCCTCGGCCTCGCCGCGTACGCGCTCACGGGCCTCGGCGTGACCGGGGAGCTCCCGGGGAACGTCGTCGGCTACGGCGTCGGCATGGCGGCCCTCGCGCTCGGCCTGCACGTGGTGCTGCGCTGGCGCGCGCCGTACGCGGACCCGGTGATCCTGCCCGTGGCGATCGCGCTCAACGGGATCGGCCTGGCGATGATCTACCGCGTCGACCTCGGGATGGTCGCGCGCGGTCGCGAGCAGGACTTCGCGACGCGGCAGCTCGGGTGGACGACGGTCGCGCTGCTGCTGGCCGCCGGGGTGCTCGTCGTGCTCCGGGACCACCGCACGCTGCGCCGCTACACGTACACCGCGATGGTCGTCGGCCTGCTGCTCATCGTGCTGCCGCTCATCCCGGGCCTGGGCGCCGAGATCAACGGCGCGCGCATCTGGATCCGCTTCGCCGGCTTCTCGCTGCAGCCCGCCGAGATCGGCAAGCTCGTGCTCGCGGTGTTCTTCGCGGGCTACCTGGTGACGAACCGCGACACGCTCGCGCTCGCCGGGCCCAAGGTCCTCGGCCTGCAACTCCCCCGCATCCGTGACCTCGGCCCGCTCGTGCTCGCGTGGGCCGTGTCGATCAGCGTGCTCGTGCTCGAGCGCGACCTCGGGACGTCGCTGCTGTTCTTCGGGCTCTTCGTGGCGATGCTCTACCTCGCGACGGAGCGCACCAGCTGGGTCGTCATCGGCCTCGGGCTGTTCCTCGGCGGCGCGGTGCTCGCGGCGACGACGTTCGGGCACGTGGCCGCGCGGTTCGACGTCTGGCTGAACGCGCTCGACCCCGAGATCTACAACCGCGCCCCCGGGGGCTCGGGACAGCTCGTCGGCGGGTTGTTCGGGCTGGCGGGCGGCGGGCTGTTCGGCACCGGCTGGGGCAAGGGCCGCCCCGACCTCGTGCCGTACGCGGAGTCGGACTTCATCGTCGCGTCGCTCGGCGAGGAGCTCGGCCTGACCGGGCTGCTCGCGATCCTCCTGTGCTACCTCGTGCTCGCGGAGCGCGGCCTGCGCACGGCCATCGGGGTGCGCGACGGCTTCGGCAAGCTGCTCGCCGGCGGTCTCGCGTTCGTCGTCGCGTTCCAGTGCTTCATCGTCGTCGGCGGCATCACGCGGATCATCCCGCTGACCGGCCTGACGACCCCGTTCCTCGCGTACGGCGGCTCGTCGCTGCTCGCGAACTGGATCATCGTCGCGCTCCTGCTCCGCATCTCCGACGACGCGCGCCGGCCGGCCCCCGACCTCGTCCTCGGCCCGCCGCCGGGCACGACGACGGCGCCGCTGCCCGTGCGCACGCCCGGCTCCTCGCGCGCCGGGGCTCCCCGTCGCGAGGGCGAGCCCGAGCCGAGCGCCGACCCGACCGAGCGCATCGCCGGCCCCGGGGGGGTGCGCTGA